A portion of the Treponema rectale genome contains these proteins:
- a CDS encoding glycosyl hydrolase family 18 protein codes for MKKVRVIAAALAMSIAALVASCSSEISVQEDSNGSVNQSSANYRSASSTESPKRVTGYFCEWGIYGAHGNYFPQNVPYDKLTHINYAFVGLNPADQSVEIYDSWATSEIVSDGEKWDSQYKGCLGLLRKYKAKYPHVKVLISVGGWTKSHGFHAAAASEQSRKRAADNLVRFVTANNLDGVDIDWEYPGVHRDKDPNDEFDKGAPGSIEDKENYTLFLKAIREALDAQGAKDGKYYELTAAIGVGYDKIAVTNPGEYSKYLDALNLMSYDMHGAFEPTTGHQAPLYSSPYDNNPNAQIREKYNIDWAVKEFIRQGVPSEKIVLGIPFYSRGWNDVSGGHDFDGNGTPDGMFGNGGSSLSGTWGVGGQSPYYEIKALENQAGWEKFRDPYSKACWLYNRSAKALYTYDDAEAVRTKMNYIKENNLGGAMYWELDGDDWKNGYDLVNIIADSMLEGVVFDDDTTPVTPSDPSNPETPSDGNDKEPVTEIPDGGKATGVPAAPSIEQTKWNGESSFGIRMNIWWGQNGTLAELIENGKTVESVILTDNSPSAQSYTFNVTGKANGTYEYQVKISNKFGSTLSNTVKYTVTQGSSSQEPGNTEPETPGNDNPSGEEPYIPPVIGGGTIEVEGLPTYVLTGYWQNFNNGAKVLRITDVPLAYNIICVAFGESTGTPGEVVFNLDTSLGFSKAQFIADIAAAKARGQHVILSVGGETGNVLINSDAAASRFASSITSLMNEYGFEGVDIDLEHGINAEYISKALRAIPKGSIITMAPQTIDMQTTGMEYFKLALAISDILTINNMQYYNSGSMLGEDGNVYAQGNENFLTALAAIQLEHGLRPDQVGLGLPASTRGAGSGYVDPQIIINALDTLVHGTRHGSYMPPHTYPGLRGVMTWSINWDASNGYNFANKIGAYLAQLNDTDPVTPEKPETDNPNPGSDNPGTTNPGSDNPQTPSYPEWSANSVHYNTGDLVIYNGAVYECDYAHTSNSAWVPGTAGLWFWKLRSDLDGSNPSSEQPSEQPQTPSEPETPSEPETPSYPDIPEGPVNTQLPARIMSGYWHNWDGGTPFIKLRNVDSSWDVINIAFAEPVTPGSGNGNMKFSVASKDGYSLTEFKSDVKLLHSKGKKIVLSIGGYEGYFYLADETAVSNFVRQINALVDEYEFDGIDIDLEQSSVQLNSGADPDFRNVQTPRIKNMISAIRQICDAHGDDFILSWAPETFYMQLGHQYYGGANSYVDSRAGAYLAMVYALRDKTTYVQTQLYNSAPIVGRDGQYYNMGTVEGIVEMCNMLLEGFSVNNNSAYMFPALRPDQVVIAVPCSSGAAGSGQISNAGLQEAFRKINAKHPGLRGIMTWSINWDSFQNQNSFAKENKAFLNSL; via the coding sequence ATGAAAAAAGTCAGAGTAATTGCAGCAGCACTCGCCATGAGTATTGCCGCATTAGTCGCTTCCTGCAGCAGTGAAATATCTGTCCAGGAAGACAGCAACGGATCCGTTAATCAAAGCAGTGCAAATTACCGCTCTGCATCATCAACGGAATCACCTAAAAGAGTCACTGGATATTTCTGTGAATGGGGAATCTATGGAGCACATGGTAATTATTTCCCGCAGAACGTTCCTTACGACAAACTCACCCACATCAACTATGCTTTTGTAGGCCTTAATCCTGCAGACCAGTCCGTTGAAATTTACGATTCATGGGCAACCAGCGAAATCGTAAGCGACGGAGAAAAATGGGATTCACAGTACAAAGGCTGCCTTGGACTTTTAAGAAAATACAAGGCAAAGTACCCGCACGTAAAAGTTCTTATTTCTGTTGGCGGCTGGACAAAATCTCACGGGTTCCATGCAGCTGCAGCTTCTGAACAGTCAAGAAAAAGAGCAGCTGACAATCTTGTTAGATTTGTTACAGCAAACAATCTTGACGGTGTAGACATCGACTGGGAATATCCGGGTGTTCACAGAGACAAGGATCCCAACGATGAGTTTGACAAAGGAGCCCCGGGCTCAATTGAAGACAAAGAAAACTACACCCTTTTCCTCAAGGCAATACGTGAAGCTCTTGATGCACAGGGAGCAAAAGACGGCAAATACTATGAACTTACTGCAGCAATCGGTGTAGGCTATGATAAGATTGCAGTAACAAATCCTGGTGAATACAGCAAATATCTGGATGCCCTTAACCTCATGAGCTATGACATGCACGGTGCATTTGAACCGACAACAGGTCATCAGGCTCCTCTTTATTCAAGTCCCTATGACAACAACCCGAATGCTCAGATTCGCGAAAAATACAACATCGACTGGGCTGTAAAAGAATTCATCAGGCAGGGGGTTCCTTCAGAAAAAATCGTACTTGGAATTCCTTTCTACAGCCGCGGCTGGAATGATGTTTCGGGAGGACATGACTTTGACGGAAACGGAACACCGGACGGAATGTTCGGAAACGGAGGTTCAAGTCTCAGCGGTACATGGGGAGTTGGAGGACAGAGTCCATACTACGAAATTAAAGCTCTCGAAAATCAGGCCGGATGGGAAAAATTCCGCGATCCATATTCAAAAGCATGCTGGCTTTACAACCGTTCTGCAAAGGCATTATACACTTATGATGATGCAGAAGCCGTACGTACAAAAATGAACTACATCAAAGAGAACAATCTCGGCGGTGCAATGTACTGGGAACTTGACGGTGATGACTGGAAAAACGGATACGATCTTGTAAACATCATTGCAGACTCAATGCTTGAAGGCGTTGTTTTTGATGATGACACAACTCCGGTAACTCCATCTGATCCTTCAAATCCAGAAACACCTTCTGACGGAAATGACAAAGAACCTGTTACAGAAATTCCTGACGGAGGAAAAGCTACAGGTGTACCTGCTGCTCCATCCATCGAACAGACAAAATGGAACGGAGAATCTTCTTTCGGCATCAGAATGAACATCTGGTGGGGTCAGAACGGAACTCTTGCAGAACTTATTGAAAACGGAAAAACAGTTGAATCTGTAATTCTTACAGACAACTCCCCTTCCGCACAGTCTTACACATTCAATGTTACCGGAAAAGCCAACGGTACCTATGAATATCAGGTAAAGATCTCAAACAAATTCGGTTCAACACTTTCGAACACTGTAAAATACACAGTAACTCAGGGAAGCTCTTCTCAGGAACCGGGAAATACAGAACCGGAAACACCGGGAAATGACAATCCTTCAGGAGAAGAACCTTATATCCCGCCTGTAATCGGTGGGGGAACAATTGAAGTAGAAGGACTTCCAACTTATGTTCTTACAGGTTACTGGCAGAATTTCAACAACGGAGCAAAAGTTCTCCGCATTACGGACGTACCGCTTGCATACAACATTATCTGCGTTGCCTTTGGTGAATCAACAGGAACTCCTGGTGAAGTAGTATTCAATCTTGATACATCTTTAGGCTTTTCAAAGGCTCAGTTCATTGCAGATATTGCAGCAGCAAAAGCCCGCGGTCAGCACGTAATTCTCTCTGTAGGCGGAGAAACAGGAAACGTTCTCATTAACAGTGATGCAGCAGCCTCAAGATTTGCTTCAAGCATTACTTCCCTCATGAATGAATACGGATTTGAAGGTGTAGATATTGATCTTGAGCACGGAATAAATGCAGAGTATATTTCAAAGGCACTCCGCGCAATTCCAAAAGGCTCAATCATTACAATGGCACCTCAGACAATTGACATGCAGACAACCGGAATGGAATATTTCAAGCTGGCTCTTGCAATTTCTGACATCCTTACAATCAACAACATGCAGTACTACAATTCCGGATCTATGCTTGGAGAAGACGGAAACGTATACGCTCAGGGAAACGAAAACTTCCTTACAGCCCTTGCAGCAATTCAGCTGGAACACGGACTCCGCCCGGATCAGGTAGGACTTGGACTCCCGGCTTCAACAAGAGGTGCAGGTTCAGGCTATGTAGATCCGCAGATTATCATAAATGCTCTTGATACTCTTGTTCACGGAACAAGACACGGTTCATACATGCCGCCTCATACATATCCTGGTCTCCGCGGTGTAATGACATGGTCCATCAACTGGGATGCATCAAACGGCTATAACTTTGCAAATAAAATCGGTGCATATCTTGCACAGCTCAACGACACAGACCCTGTAACTCCAGAAAAGCCTGAAACAGATAATCCTAATCCGGGATCAGATAATCCTGGTACTACAAATCCGGGATCAGATAATCCGCAGACTCCTTCTTATCCGGAATGGTCAGCAAACAGCGTTCACTACAACACAGGAGACCTTGTAATTTACAATGGTGCAGTTTATGAATGTGACTATGCACATACTTCTAATTCCGCATGGGTACCTGGAACAGCAGGACTCTGGTTCTGGAAATTAAGAAGCGACCTTGACGGTTCAAATCCTTCCAGCGAACAACCGTCAGAACAGCCTCAGACTCCGTCAGAACCAGAAACTCCTTCTGAACCGGAAACTCCTTCATATCCTGATATTCCTGAAGGACCGGTAAACACTCAGCTTCCTGCAAGAATCATGAGCGGATACTGGCATAACTGGGACGGCGGAACTCCATTCATCAAGCTTCGTAACGTTGATTCCTCATGGGATGTAATCAATATTGCTTTCGCAGAACCTGTAACTCCAGGCAGTGGAAACGGAAACATGAAGTTTTCTGTAGCTTCAAAAGACGGATACAGCCTTACAGAATTCAAGAGTGATGTAAAGCTTCTCCATTCAAAAGGAAAGAAAATCGTACTCTCTATCGGCGGTTATGAAGGATACTTCTATCTTGCAGATGAAACAGCCGTTTCAAACTTCGTACGCCAGATAAATGCCCTCGTTGATGAATATGAATTTGACGGAATTGACATTGACCTTGAACAGTCATCAGTTCAGCTTAACAGCGGTGCAGATCCTGATTTCAGAAATGTACAGACTCCACGCATTAAAAATATGATTTCTGCCATCAGACAGATCTGCGATGCACATGGAGATGATTTCATTCTTTCATGGGCACCGGAAACTTTCTACATGCAGCTTGGACATCAGTATTACGGTGGAGCAAACAGTTATGTTGACAGCCGTGCCGGCGCATACCTTGCAATGGTATATGCCCTCCGTGACAAGACAACTTATGTTCAGACACAGCTTTACAATTCTGCACCGATTGTAGGACGTGACGGTCAGTATTATAACATGGGCACAGTTGAAGGAATCGTAGAAATGTGCAACATGCTCCTTGAAGGATTCAGCGTAAACAACAATTCTGCATACATGTTCCCTGCACTCCGCCCGGATCAGGTTGTAATTGCAGTTCCATGTTCATCAGGCGCTGCCGGTTCAGGACAGATTTCAAATGCAGGACTTCAGGAAGCATTTAGAAAAATAAATGCAAAACATCCTGGCCTCAGGGGAATCATGACCTGGTCAATCAACTGGGACAGTTTCCAGAATCAGAACAGCTTTGCAAAAGAAAACAAAGCCTTTCTTAATTCTCTGTAA
- a CDS encoding tetratricopeptide repeat protein yields MKKFVFAVLFVLLNVLPLFSQTIIRKVERGEEAWRYLIKARKNMENAEYASAIENAEFAKASAKQNADWELYVLQNTQKRTRVRRAGDNILDVLEVLKELELNDAVSVVERNIEERGIDYFDGKFSKMMDSEEYFSHCPEADCIIAMVYRLEGEYDLALRYMNLAYEYADNLIIPAQKYEILYSLADIAFDLGDEDSYEKYLLSVLKDNPYYTDKNFMEAFTSFTGNDSEDGVEKFFLLYRNNGYESIKALSKLSQFYLRKGQQEKALQCSALGSISIITKIEETLKERIIGYSYTTLEDLLIKSARFEDIVGWGSENCIWETLYNFADVTASCGKINFSSRLFKVLAGCLGDNYWRKMAAGRVYLEVPSETDKVFQ; encoded by the coding sequence ATGAAAAAATTTGTTTTTGCAGTCTTATTTGTTTTATTGAATGTATTACCATTGTTTTCTCAGACTATAATCCGCAAGGTAGAACGGGGTGAAGAGGCCTGGCGCTATCTCATAAAGGCCCGGAAGAACATGGAAAATGCAGAGTATGCTTCTGCCATAGAAAATGCTGAATTTGCAAAGGCGTCTGCAAAACAGAATGCGGATTGGGAACTTTATGTGCTTCAGAATACTCAGAAAAGAACCCGGGTAAGAAGAGCCGGAGATAACATTCTTGATGTTCTTGAGGTTTTAAAAGAACTTGAACTTAATGATGCGGTTTCTGTCGTTGAACGTAATATTGAAGAACGGGGAATCGATTATTTTGACGGTAAATTTTCAAAAATGATGGATAGCGAGGAATATTTTTCCCACTGTCCGGAAGCAGACTGCATAATTGCAATGGTATACAGGCTGGAGGGGGAGTATGACCTTGCCTTAAGGTATATGAATCTTGCCTATGAATATGCAGACAATCTTATAATACCTGCTCAGAAATATGAAATTTTATATTCACTTGCAGACATCGCCTTTGATCTTGGAGATGAAGATTCTTACGAAAAATACCTGCTTTCTGTACTGAAGGATAATCCGTATTATACTGATAAGAATTTTATGGAAGCATTTACCTCTTTTACCGGAAATGACAGTGAAGACGGTGTAGAAAAGTTCTTTCTTCTTTACAGAAACAACGGGTATGAATCAATTAAGGCGCTTTCAAAACTTTCACAGTTTTATTTGCGGAAGGGACAGCAGGAAAAGGCATTGCAGTGTTCAGCTTTAGGCAGTATTTCAATCATTACGAAAATAGAAGAAACGCTGAAGGAACGTATAATCGGTTACAGCTATACGACACTGGAAGATCTGCTTATAAAAAGTGCCAGATTTGAGGATATCGTAGGCTGGGGAAGTGAAAACTGCATCTGGGAAACACTTTACAACTTTGCAGATGTTACAGCTTCCTGTGGTAAGATTAATTTTTCTTCAAGACTGTTCAAAGTACTTGCCGGATGCCTTGGAGATAATTACTGGCGTAAAATGGCAGCCGGCCGTGTTTATTTAGAAGTGCCTTCCGAGACCGATAAAGTATTCCAGTGA
- a CDS encoding glycosyltransferase family 4 protein, whose product MKIAIDCRMSGKSGIGTFLDEILPFFLKTENEFLLFGDKASPAGQTETGSNCEFISCSIKTFSLKEMFCFPAELLKKINECDVYFSPYCNIPGGIKIPVYTTIHDIVFLDVKGLTGKAGTAARKFFYKRAVRKSKGIFTVSQFSKERIQKKLNCKKEITVVYNGLPSYLQSSEQEKNTEKTDSVIFIGNIKRHKGLKTLLEAFPKFCSASSGTSAAGAKLIIVGSQDNFRTKDDTLSSLIEKIPSEKIEFTGFVSNETLRRLLSSAKLLVQPSLYEGFGIPPLQALCAGTQAVISDIPVFKEIYGTLPVFFFKTEDSDSLTEKMLKAWNTPEDLSGFNNPYSYKNTAEIIIKQLFQ is encoded by the coding sequence ATGAAAATTGCCATCGACTGCCGGATGAGCGGAAAAAGCGGGATCGGAACATTTCTGGATGAAATACTTCCCTTCTTCCTTAAAACAGAAAATGAATTCCTTCTTTTTGGAGATAAAGCTTCGCCTGCAGGTCAAACAGAAACAGGCAGTAACTGTGAATTTATTTCCTGCTCAATAAAAACCTTTTCCCTTAAAGAAATGTTCTGTTTTCCGGCTGAACTCCTGAAAAAAATAAATGAATGTGACGTATATTTTTCTCCTTACTGTAATATCCCTGGGGGAATAAAAATACCGGTCTACACGACAATTCATGATATTGTTTTTCTCGACGTTAAGGGGCTTACAGGAAAAGCTGGAACTGCAGCCAGAAAATTCTTTTATAAGCGTGCCGTAAGAAAATCAAAAGGAATATTTACAGTTTCTCAGTTCAGCAAAGAACGGATTCAGAAAAAACTCAACTGCAAAAAAGAAATAACTGTAGTCTATAATGGTCTTCCTTCCTATCTTCAGTCTTCCGAGCAGGAAAAGAATACTGAAAAAACTGATTCCGTAATATTCATCGGAAACATAAAACGGCACAAGGGGCTTAAAACTCTGCTGGAAGCATTCCCTAAATTCTGCAGTGCCTCATCCGGTACCTCAGCAGCAGGTGCAAAACTTATCATTGTAGGCAGTCAGGATAACTTCAGGACTAAAGATGATACCTTAAGCAGTCTTATAGAAAAGATTCCTTCAGAAAAAATTGAATTTACAGGCTTTGTCAGCAATGAAACTTTACGCAGGCTCCTTTCTTCCGCAAAACTTCTTGTACAGCCCTCACTTTATGAAGGCTTCGGCATACCTCCGCTTCAGGCATTATGCGCAGGAACCCAGGCAGTTATTTCTGACATCCCGGTATTTAAGGAAATTTACGGTACCCTTCCGGTATTCTTCTTTAAAACAGAAGATTCTGATTCCCTGACAGAAAAAATGCTTAAGGCCTGGAACACACCTGAAGACCTGTCCGGTTTCAACAATCCCTATTCATACAAAAATACTGCGGAAATTATAATAAAACAGCTTTTTCAATAA
- the wbaP gene encoding undecaprenyl-phosphate galactose phosphotransferase WbaP: MNTKEDTFQAQLRSKYKYTSSFVTGLSLFFFDALAIMISIGMGFFIINFISPSSIWLRSFIKYSLFLPFIAVVFYAAGLYPGILLAPEDEVKKFSTCSFLCLIGMALAITTIKSTRDFIPIALALITAWPFATLFLPLFRELARRISCRFSWWGVPAVIYTHGTNGHEIIKRLIAHPNFGYIPILIITDDSSAESTFMDIPVRQDSDYLKKIISNLKIKVAIVCDYKTDLEVIQTKYRYMIRVPRNQLATTLSLKMKNFGGILGFSSTNYLTKFGALFLKRTIDILMCLIISPIVIPVGIFCAVGIKLTSKGPVFYGHKRVGQNHREIKCWKFRSMCIDAEEKLKKILAEDPVRAAEWEKDRKFTDDPRVTKFGKFLRKTSLDELPQLWNIFTGSMSFVGPRPVTEGELEKYGKYRDYVLSVTPGLSGMWQISGRSDTGYEERISLDTYYIQNWSIWLDIWIIIKTVWVVLKRKGAY; the protein is encoded by the coding sequence ATGAATACTAAAGAAGATACTTTTCAGGCCCAGCTCAGGTCTAAATATAAATATACAAGTTCCTTTGTTACGGGACTTTCTCTGTTTTTCTTTGATGCTCTGGCTATAATGATTTCAATCGGAATGGGCTTTTTCATCATAAATTTCATAAGCCCGTCCTCAATCTGGCTCAGGTCTTTTATCAAATACTCTCTTTTTCTCCCGTTTATAGCAGTTGTATTTTATGCTGCCGGGCTTTACCCTGGAATTCTTCTTGCTCCGGAAGATGAAGTAAAGAAGTTTTCAACCTGTTCTTTTCTGTGCCTTATCGGAATGGCTCTTGCAATAACAACAATAAAGTCAACAAGGGATTTCATACCTATCGCACTGGCTCTTATAACGGCATGGCCTTTTGCAACCCTTTTCCTTCCTCTGTTCAGGGAACTGGCAAGGCGCATCAGCTGCAGATTTTCCTGGTGGGGAGTTCCGGCTGTAATATATACCCACGGAACAAACGGACATGAAATCATAAAAAGACTGATTGCACATCCGAATTTCGGTTACATTCCGATTCTTATCATCACAGACGATTCTTCTGCAGAAAGCACTTTTATGGACATACCTGTACGACAGGACAGCGATTATCTCAAAAAAATAATCTCTAACCTGAAAATAAAAGTAGCCATAGTCTGTGACTATAAAACTGACCTTGAAGTAATTCAGACAAAATACCGCTACATGATAAGAGTTCCGAGAAACCAGCTGGCAACTACTCTTTCCCTTAAAATGAAAAATTTCGGAGGAATTCTCGGCTTCTCCTCAACAAACTATCTTACAAAATTCGGTGCCCTCTTTTTAAAACGAACCATAGACATACTCATGTGCCTTATAATTTCACCGATTGTCATTCCCGTGGGAATTTTCTGTGCAGTCGGAATAAAACTTACGTCAAAAGGTCCCGTTTTTTACGGACACAAACGCGTAGGACAGAATCACCGGGAAATAAAATGCTGGAAATTCCGTTCAATGTGCATTGATGCAGAGGAAAAGCTTAAAAAAATTCTTGCTGAAGACCCGGTCAGGGCAGCTGAATGGGAAAAAGACCGTAAATTTACAGATGACCCGCGGGTTACAAAATTCGGTAAATTCTTAAGAAAAACCAGCCTTGACGAACTTCCCCAGCTGTGGAATATTTTTACAGGTTCAATGAGTTTTGTAGGCCCGCGTCCGGTAACGGAAGGCGAGCTGGAAAAATACGGAAAATACAGGGACTACGTCCTCTCCGTTACTCCGGGGTTAAGCGGAATGTGGCAGATTTCAGGTCGCAGTGATACCGGATACGAAGAAAGAATCTCACTGGATACTTACTACATTCAGAACTGGTCAATCTGGCTTGATATCTGGATTATAATCAAAACTGTTTGGGTTGTATTAAAGCGCAAAGGAGCATACTAA
- a CDS encoding glycosyltransferase, producing the protein MKVAIVHDWLTTYGGAERVVEEMLKVYPEADIYTLVYDEKKMSRHFPKEKVHASFVQKIPFSKKLYTKLLFLMPKAFESFDLTSYNLVIASSSCCAKGVITSPDTRFVAYVHSPMRYAWDLYYDYFRSSGFLTRFFMKRMMGKIRQWDYISSQRIDAIAANSSYIKRRIKKFWNRDAQVIFPPVDTERLGPDGLPPEDFYVAFSRFVPYKRIDLAIKACGELGKKLIVIGSGSQEAELKKLASSYKNSVITFTGRISDEEVSAYLQKCKALIFSAEEDFGIIPVEVQCCGRPVIAYGKGGALETVKDGITGVYFDRQETSSVKEAILRFEELSRNGAFDVKTITDHAKTFSAQRFREEIKELAERGLR; encoded by the coding sequence ATGAAAGTTGCAATCGTACATGACTGGCTCACCACTTACGGAGGAGCAGAACGCGTTGTTGAAGAAATGCTTAAGGTTTATCCTGAGGCAGACATATATACTCTGGTTTATGATGAAAAAAAGATGTCCCGGCATTTTCCGAAAGAAAAAGTTCATGCATCTTTCGTGCAGAAAATTCCATTCAGTAAAAAACTTTACACAAAACTTCTTTTTTTAATGCCAAAAGCCTTTGAAAGTTTTGACCTTACATCCTATAACCTTGTAATTGCAAGTTCCTCCTGCTGTGCAAAAGGCGTCATTACTTCTCCAGACACAAGATTTGTTGCGTACGTTCATTCTCCAATGAGATACGCCTGGGATCTTTACTATGACTACTTCCGCTCTTCAGGTTTTCTTACAAGATTTTTCATGAAACGGATGATGGGAAAAATCCGTCAGTGGGATTATATTTCAAGCCAGAGAATTGATGCAATTGCAGCAAACTCTTCATATATTAAGAGAAGAATTAAAAAATTCTGGAACAGAGATGCCCAGGTTATTTTTCCTCCTGTAGACACTGAACGTCTCGGTCCGGACGGTCTTCCTCCTGAGGATTTTTACGTTGCCTTCAGCAGGTTTGTTCCATATAAAAGAATCGACCTTGCAATAAAAGCCTGCGGAGAACTGGGTAAAAAACTTATAGTAATCGGAAGCGGAAGTCAGGAAGCTGAATTAAAAAAACTTGCCTCATCCTATAAAAACTCAGTAATTACCTTTACCGGACGAATCAGCGATGAAGAAGTTTCTGCTTACCTTCAGAAATGCAAGGCACTTATTTTCAGCGCGGAAGAAGATTTCGGAATCATTCCTGTGGAAGTTCAGTGCTGCGGCCGTCCCGTAATAGCCTACGGAAAAGGCGGTGCCCTTGAAACCGTAAAAGACGGTATTACCGGAGTTTATTTCGACAGGCAGGAAACTTCATCCGTAAAGGAAGCCATACTCAGATTTGAGGAACTGAGCAGAAACGGTGCCTTTGATGTAAAAACAATAACTGATCATGCAAAAACCTTCAGCGCACAGCGGTTCAGGGAAGAAATCAAGGAACTTGCAGAAAGAGGTCTCAGATGA
- a CDS encoding DUF3943 domain-containing protein yields MNRILKLFLISAAVSSFLTFPLHAQSSVSETSGEEGQILHNYEAGDIRFSEDTLFSHHGERHYITAATGMFVPTVVLSLWNRYASGSGWAKVDYARNFNRIKNGTVKWEWDTDWYWTNFVLHPYQGQLSYSAFRTANFSQFESILAATFGSFVWETMCENNTPSLNDMVYTSLGAWPMGEMLHRLSFEADEAWGPLRFLITPMRIWNEGITGDRPYGTHGNIKELSFYTGFGAANGVNDAADYEKADEVYPLFASLGLNVVYGDSFYHDSNDPFSAFNLSIGGSLGKGCGEGYRALEKDLMHNLYIFSDGWVLSRSVAESDGRDTTVGLIFDYDFLWHSFMNFSTLAPGFAVKQRFTGEKAKVEWELHLDAVVLGTHDVWYYRRGIIDSDRIYKAYNYSVGGEAVAAVRYKFHDGPAFVLNDHFYAFYDFKDAKHEVEPGVSVFNYLRGEVTFPVSEEIDLGAENILYSAYSVFDEYPDIASLMYSAGFFVRYNLK; encoded by the coding sequence ATGAATAGAATTTTAAAGTTATTTTTAATTTCAGCTGCAGTCAGTTCTTTCCTGACTTTTCCACTGCATGCCCAGAGTTCAGTTTCAGAAACTTCAGGTGAGGAAGGACAGATTCTTCACAATTATGAAGCAGGTGACATCAGGTTTTCAGAAGATACTTTGTTTTCTCATCATGGAGAAAGACATTATATAACTGCTGCTACGGGAATGTTTGTTCCGACTGTTGTTCTTTCTTTATGGAACCGCTATGCTTCCGGCTCCGGCTGGGCTAAGGTTGATTATGCAAGAAATTTCAACCGGATAAAAAACGGTACTGTAAAATGGGAATGGGATACGGACTGGTACTGGACAAATTTTGTTCTTCATCCATATCAGGGACAGCTTTCTTATTCTGCATTCAGGACTGCAAACTTTTCTCAGTTTGAAAGTATTCTTGCCGCAACTTTCGGTTCGTTTGTCTGGGAAACCATGTGTGAAAACAATACTCCTTCCCTTAATGATATGGTCTACACTTCTTTGGGGGCGTGGCCTATGGGAGAAATGCTGCACCGCCTTTCTTTTGAAGCTGATGAAGCATGGGGACCGCTCCGTTTCCTTATTACTCCAATGAGAATATGGAATGAGGGAATTACAGGGGACAGACCCTACGGTACTCACGGTAATATAAAGGAACTTTCTTTTTATACAGGCTTCGGTGCTGCTAACGGCGTTAATGATGCTGCTGACTATGAAAAGGCAGATGAAGTTTATCCTCTGTTTGCTTCCTTAGGACTTAATGTTGTCTATGGAGATTCTTTTTATCATGACTCCAATGATCCTTTCAGTGCATTCAATCTTTCTATAGGCGGCTCTTTGGGAAAAGGCTGCGGAGAAGGTTACAGAGCTCTTGAAAAAGACCTGATGCATAATCTTTACATTTTCTCTGACGGCTGGGTACTTTCCCGTTCCGTTGCAGAATCTGACGGCAGGGACACAACCGTCGGCCTTATTTTTGACTATGATTTTCTCTGGCATTCCTTCATGAATTTTTCTACGCTTGCTCCGGGGTTTGCAGTCAAGCAGCGCTTTACCGGAGAAAAGGCAAAAGTTGAATGGGAACTTCACCTGGATGCCGTTGTTTTAGGTACCCATGACGTCTGGTATTACAGAAGGGGCATAATAGATTCAGACAGAATTTATAAGGCCTATAATTATTCTGTTGGTGGTGAAGCAGTTGCGGCTGTCCGCTATAAATTTCATGATGGTCCTGCATTTGTTCTTAATGATCATTTTTATGCTTTTTATGATTTTAAGGATGCAAAGCATGAGGTTGAACCAGGAGTTTCAGTATTCAATTATCTGAGGGGAGAGGTAACCTTCCCGGTAAGTGAAGAAATTGACCTCGGCGCAGAAAACATTCTTTATTCTGCTTATTCCGTATTTGATGAATATCCTGATATTGCTTCCCTTATGTATTCTGCAGGATTTTTTGTAAGGTACAATCTTAAATAA